The following proteins are encoded in a genomic region of Peromyscus maniculatus bairdii isolate BWxNUB_F1_BW_parent chromosome 12, HU_Pman_BW_mat_3.1, whole genome shotgun sequence:
- the LOC143268143 gene encoding uncharacterized protein LOC143268143 → MLETYRNLTTIGYSWEDHNNEECCQSSRTHESHGRSQAREKSCVNIQCVKAIAYPSTVQRNERVLTIKEPNESNSIIKTFACHKSLQMHTRTYTGQKFYECNQCGKTFAQFSHLQVHIRTHTGEKPYECSQCGKAFSRHSALQLHARTHTREKPYECNQCGKAFAQNRYLQRHETTHTGEKPYECNQCGKSFAWHSTLQSHTKTHTGEKPYECNQCGKAFTHHSTLQLHERTHTGEKPYECYQCGKAFSCQTHLQRHKRTHTGEKPYECNQCGKAFAQFNNLQGHIRTHTGEKPYECYQCGKAFSYQTHLQRHKQTHTGEKRFECNQCGKAFSFHKALQLHERTHTGEKPYECNQCGKAFAQNRYLRRHKTTHTGEKPYECNHCGKAFFCHSTLQRHTRTHTGEKPYECKQCDKAFAHHNALQLHARTHTGEKPYECNQCGKAFAQNRYLQRHETTHTGEKPYECNQCGKSFAWHSTLQSHTKTHTGEKPYECNQCSKAFTRHSTLQLHERTHTGEKPYECYQCGKAFSCQTHLQRHKRTHTGEKPYECNQCGKAFAQFNYLQGHIRTHTGEKPYECYQCGKAFSYQTHLQRHKRTHTGEKPFECNQCGKAFSFHKALQLHERTHTGEKPYECNQCGKAFAQHRYLRRHKTTHTGEKPYECNHCGKAFFCHSTLQRHTSTHTGEKPYECEQCGEAFAQKHDLQRHEIIHIGENH, encoded by the coding sequence atgctggagacctacAGGAACCTCACCACTATAGGATACAGTTGGGAAGACCATAATAATGAAGAATGTTGTCAAAGTTCTAGAACACATGAAAGTCATGGAAGAAGTCAAGCTAGAGAGAAATCTTGTGTAAACATTCAATGTGTTAAAGCCATTGCATATCCCAGTACTGTTCAAAGGAATGAAAGAGTACTTACTATAAAGGAACCCAATGAATCTAATTCAATTATTAAAACCTTTGCATGTCACAAAAGTCTTCAAATGCATACAAGAACATACACTGGACAAAAattctatgaatgtaatcagtgtggtaaaactTTTGCACAATTCAGCCATCTTCAAGTGCatataagaacacatactggagagaaaccctatgaatgtagtcagtgtggtaaagcttttTCTCGTCACAGTGCTCTTCAATTGCATGCAAGAACACATactagagagaaaccctatgaatgcaatcagtgtGGAAAAGCTTTTGCACAAAACCGttatcttcaaaggcatgaaactacacatactggagagaaaccttatgaatgtaatcagtgtggtaaatcCTTTGCATGGCACAGTACTCTTCAAAGTCATACaaaaacacatactggagagaaaccctatgaatgtaatcagtgtggtaaagcttttACTCATCACAGTACTCTTCAattgcatgaaagaacacatactggagagaaaccctatgaatgttatcagtgtggaaaagccttttcatgtcagactcatcttcaaaggcataaacgaacacatactggagagaaaccctatgaatgtaatcagtgtggtaaagcttttGCACAATTCAATAATCTCCAAGGGCatataagaacacatactggagagaaaccctatgaatgttaTCAGTGTGGAAAAGCCTTTTCATATCAGACTCATCTTCAGAGGCATAAAcaaacacatactggagagaaacgctttgaatgtaatcagtgtggtaaagccttttcttttcacaAGGCTCTTCAattgcatgaaagaacacatactggagagaaaccctatgaatgcaatcagtgtGGAAAAGCTTTTGCACAAAACCGTTATCTTCGAAGGCATAAAActacacatactggagaaaaaccttatgaatgtaatcactGTGGCAAAGCCTTTTTTTGTCATAGTACTCTTCAAAGGCAtacaagaacacatactggagagaaaccctatgaatgtaagcagtgtgataaagcctttgctcATCACAATGCTCTTCAGTTGCATgcaagaacacatactggagaaaaaccctatgaatgcaatcagtgtGGAAAAGCTTTTGCACAAAACCGttatcttcaaaggcatgaaactacacatactggagagaaaccttatgaatgtaatcagtgtggtaaatcCTTTGCATGGCACAGTACTCTTCAAAGTCATACaaaaacacatactggagagaaaccctatgaatgtaatcagtgtagTAAAGCCTTTACTCGTCACAGTACTCTTCAattgcatgaaagaacacatactggagagaaaccctatgaatgttatcagtgtggaaaagccttttcatgtcagactcatcttcaaaggcataaacgaacacatactggagagaaaccctatgaatgtaatcagtgtggtaaagcttttGCACAATTCAATTATCTCCAAGGGCatataagaacacatactggagagaaaccctatgaatgttaTCAGTGTGGAAAAGCCTTTTCATATCAGACTCATCTTCAGAGGCATAAacgaacacatactggagagaaaccctttgaatgtaatcaatgtggtaaagccttttcttttcacaAGGCTCTTCAattgcatgaaagaacacatactggagagaaaccctatgaatgcaatcagtgtGGAAAAGCTTTTGCACAACATCGTTATCTTCGAAGGCATAAAActacacatactggagaaaaaccttatgaatgtaatcactgtggtaaagcctttttttGTCATAGTACTCTTCAAAGgcatacaagcacacatactggagagaaaccctatgaatgtgagCAGTGTGGTGAAGCCTTTGCACAAAAACATgatcttcaaaggcatgaaattATACATATTGGAGAGAACCACTAa